From a single Seriola aureovittata isolate HTS-2021-v1 ecotype China chromosome 18, ASM2101889v1, whole genome shotgun sequence genomic region:
- the cdk9 gene encoding cyclin-dependent kinase 9: MQRDRTSNAGGAEKPDREAAIMSKYYDGVEFPFCDEFSKYEKMAKIGQGTFGEVFKAKHRQTGKKVALKKVLMENEKEGFPITALREIKILQLLKHENVVNLIEICRTKATQFNRYKGSIYLVFDFCEHDLAGLLSNANVKFTLAEIKKVMQMLLNGLYYIHRNKILHRDMKAANVLITRDGVLKLADFGLARAFSLAKNSQGNRYTNRVVTLWYRPPELLLGERDYGPPIDLWGAGCIMAEMWTRSPIMQGNTEQHQLTLISQLCGSITAEVWPGVDKKYELYQKMELPKGQKRKVKDRLKAYVKDPYALDLIDKLLVLDPAQRIDSDDALNHDFFWSDPMPSDLKNMLSTHNTSMFEYLAPPRRRGHMPQQQPNQNRNPATTSQTEFDRVF, from the exons ATGCAGCGGGACCGAACGAGCAATGCCGGTGGGGCTGAAAA GCCCGACCGGGAGGCCGCCATAATGTCGAAATACTACGATGGGGTTGAATTTCCTTTCTGTGACGAGTTTTCCAAATACGAAAAAATGGCCAAGATAGGACAGGGGACCTTTGG GGAGGTGttcaaagcaaaacacagacagacgggGAAGAAGGTTGCGCTGAAGAAAGTCTTGatggaaaatgagaaagaagGA TTTCCAATCACAGCACTGAGAGAAATCAAgatcctgcagctgctcaaacatGAGAATGTGGTCAATCTGATTGAGATCTGCAGAACCAAAG CTACTCAGTTCAACAGATACAAAGGCAGCATCTACCTGGTGTTTGACTTCTGTGAGCACGACCTGGCCGGGCTGCTGAGTAACGCCAATGTAAAGTTCACCCTGGCCGAGATCAAGAAGGTCATGCAGATGCTGCTGAACGGACTGTACTACATCCACCGAAATAAG ATCCTCCACAGAGACATGAAGGCTGCCAACGTGCTCATCACCAGAGACGGCGTTCTGAAGCTGGCTGACTTCGGTTTGGCTCGAGCCTTCAGCCTGGCTAAAAACAGCCAGGGGAACCGCTACACTAACCGCGTGGTCACACTGTGGTACCGAcctccagagctgctgctaG GTGAGCGAGACTACGGCCCTCCCATTGACCTGTGGGGAGCCGGCTGCATCATGGCAGAGATGTGGACCAGAAGTCCTATTATGCAAGGCAACACAGAGCAGCACCAGCTCACTCTGATCAGCCAGCTCTGTGGCTCCATCACTGCAGAG GTGTGGCCTGGTGTGGACAAGAAATACGAGCTGTACCAGAAGATGGAGCTTCCTAAAGGCCAGAAGAGGAAAGTGAAGGATCGTCTCAAAGCCTACGTCAAAGACCCGTACGCTCTGGACCTGATCGACAAGCTCCTGGTCCTCGACCCAGCACAGCGCATAGACAGCGACGACGCGCTCAACCACGACTTCTTCTGGTCCGACCCCATGCCGTCAGACCTGAAGAACATGCTCTCCACCCACAACACCTCCATGTTTGAATATCTGGCACCGCCCAGACGGAGAGGTCACATGCCGCAGCAGCAGCCCAATCAGAACAGAAACCCAGCCACCACCAGTCAGACTGAATTTGATCGAGTGTTTTAG
- the lrsam1 gene encoding E3 ubiquitin-protein ligase LRSAM1, with the protein MPLFFRKKKLSDDSQKRLEYQLCRSKEAGADDILDISACQLSEVPSSAFSICKVLHKKVLILHNNELRSLLPKGCDIGALATLKVLDLHDNRITSLPEDIGKLASLQILNVEKNRLKALPDSFGDLRLLQTLNLKGNCLSELPASVSCLSSLRTLDLSDNNIVQLPKTVAHIRTLESFTLDAAMMTYPPASVCTEGTESIQRFLCSELGEEYCPPSQYLLPVLENDSGKQSCDCWDGVEEAWQNKFSDYARRKQQKQEEKLAFERHLEERQKEHTQLLLSNNSRKENILNSVRQEQERLEQGVSQQQRAQEAERLLVLEKVRQAEDSISSRISNMLMDSNRQKKSTEFLQAMEEDRIHTEHLTAITQEEANSLRKREVAAAMQKMLSDSCAMSLLQEASDCRRQSLVSEAYRSIENLDRKFDKMLSLQALDKSKAIAHILQEEEMQKAAFQALQLQKDAVHGYIRNQIKLIEGELMQLTKLEIKRRNLNAENLQEVLVDQRTALSDLLQQLLKQRDQREQELRQILAEIERKSESNQQNYWMIQYQRLLDAKPVSLRVQEADIEKELVSLLCKLSAQHYLPVLAHHRVTAEALRHMTFSDLKKLGINEVGIQRSLLAWAQGHQPQGACEAVQQEEAAEVTPSAPPPSSPPSLPSTSTIQMPSPPLTPGTPVTPSAPSPVEGPGSSECVVCMETGSQVIFLPCGHVCCCQVCSDALQNCPLCRGHISQRIRLFHS; encoded by the exons ATGCCTCTGTTCTTCAGAAAGAAGAAACTCAGTGATGACTCCCAAAAAAGACTGGAATATCAGCTGTGTCGG tctAAGGAGGCGGGTGCTGATGACATCCTGGACATCTCAGCATGTCAGCTCTCAGAG GTTCCCTCAAGTGCCTTTTCCATTTGCAAGGTGCTACATAAGAAG GTCCTTATCCTCCATAATAATGAGCTGAGGTCACTGCTGCCCAAAGGATGTGACATCGGGGCTCTCGCCACTTTAAAG GTTTTGGATCTGCATGACAATAGGATCACCTCACTCCCAGAGGATATTGGGAAGCTGGCATCACTGCAG ATTCTGAATGTGGAGAAGAACCGTCTGAAGGCCCTGCCGGACTCCTTCGGCGATCTGCGTCTCCTGCAGACGCTCAATCTGAAGG GTAACTGTCTCAGTGAGCTACCAGCGTCCGTCAGCTGTTTGAGCAGCCTCCGCACCCTGGACCTGAGCGACAACAACATCGTCCAGCTCCCCAAGACTGTGGCCCACATCCGCACCCTGGAG agcttCACACTCGATGCTGCCATGATGACCTACCCACCTGCATCTGTGTGTACAGAGGGCACAGAGAGCATCCAGCGCTTCCTGTGCAGCG AGCTGGGGGAGGAGTATTGCCCCCCATCCCAGTATCTGCTGCCAGTGCTGGAGAACGACTCTGGCAAACAGAGCTGTGACTGCTGGGACGGCGTGGAGGAGGCCTGGCAG AACAAATTCAGTGACTACGCCAGGAGAAAG CAacagaagcaggaggagaaactGGCCTTCGAGCGGCACCTGGAGGAAAGACAAAAGGAGCACACCCAGCTTCTACTGAGTAACAACTCCCGCAAGGAAAACATCCTCAACTCTGTCCGACAG GAGCAGGAGCGTCTGGAGCAGGGAGTCAGCCAGCAGCAGAGGGCTCAGGAGGCCGAGAGGCTGCTGGTGCTGGAGAAAGTCAGACAAGCTGAGGACAGCATCAGTAGCCGAATCAGCAACATGCTGATGGACAGCAACCG GCAGAAGAAGAGCACAGAGTTTCTTCAGGCCATGGAGGAAGATCG GATCCATACGGAGCATCTGACCGCCATCACACAGGAAGAGGCCAATTCACTGAGGAAACGGGAGGTGGCAG CGGCCATGCAGAAGATGCTGTCAGACAGCTGCGCCATGAGCCTCCTCCAGGAAGCCAGTGACTGTCGCAGACAGAGCCTGGTCTCTGAGGCCTACAGGag TATAGAGAACTTGGACAGGAAGTTTGATAAGATGCTTTCCCTCCAAGCTCTGGACAAATCTAAAGCCATAGCTCACATCCTGCAGGAG gaggagatgcagAAAGCAGCGTTCCaggctctgcagctgcagaaagacGCCGTACACGGCTACATCCGCAACCAG ATCAAGCTCATAGAGGGTGAATTAATGCAGCTGACTAAACTGGAGATTAAAAGACGCAATCTTAATGCTGAGAACCTGCAG GAGGTTCTCGTGGACCAGCGCACAGCTTTGAGTGATttgttgcagcagctgctgaagcaGAGGGACCAGAGGGAGCAGGAGCTGCGGCAGATTCTG gctGAGATCGAGCGGAAGTCTGAGTCCAACCAGCAGAACTACTGGATGATCCAGTATCAGAGGCTGCTGGACGCCAAGCCCGTGTCGCTGCGCGTGCAG GAGGCAGACATTGAGAAGGAGTTAGTCAGCCTGCTGTGTAAACTGTCGGCTCAGCACTACCTGCCCGTCCTGGCTCATCATCGAGTGACGGCTGAGGCCCTTCGCCACATGACCTTCTCTGACCTCAAGAAG CTCGGCATCAATGAAGTGGGAATCCAGAGGTCTCTCCTGGCCTGGGCTCAGGGACACCAACCTCAAG GAGCCTGTGAGGCggtgcagcaggaggaggcagcagaagTCACCCCGTCGGCTCCGCCCccatcttctcctccatccCTTCCCAGTACATCGACTATCCAGATGCCCAGCCCCCCACTCACCCCGGGGACCCCTGTCACCCCCTCAGCCCCCAGCCCTGTGGAGGGACCAGGCAGCTCTGAGTGTGTGGTCTGCATGGAGACCGGG tctcAGGTCATCTTCCTGCCCTGCGGTCACGTGTGCTGTTGTCAGGTGTGCAGCGACGCTCTGCAGAACTGCCCTCTGTGTCGCGGCCACATCTCCCAGCGGATCCGCCTCTTCCACAGCTAG